ACATCAGtaaacaaacaatacatatCTCTGGTTAATTACGATCGAGACGGTTTCCTTTCCGCTCATTGGTTTAAGACTGCACATAGGAACATATATTTTGTGATActcattttattgtttttctaaGAAGTAATTATAGTTAAGTCACGGTATTCTAGGTGTATAGGCCGAGTTGGATTTGTTTTGTTTGCATGTTGTAAATGCCTGGAGTGATATGTGTGAAACATTATTATGCTTACACTCGcacatgaaataaatatgaaaagtGTCACCTAGTTGACCGTAAGACCACTAAGACCTCACTTCGCTCGGTCGATTATTTAACCCAATTTAAAAATAGCTTTTTAGAAGGCGTTGCCAAAAACATTGTCGTTGGCATCCGTAGTCTTGTTATTCAAACGGATTAAAAccaaaaatagtaggtacagtATAGTCGCCATTAGATTAtgtatattggagcggccaaggtgctcaaaaatatctgtatGTGCACTTTACCGTTTTGATAATAGCGGCTTTGTTCAGATGTGTATTTTAAAACCTTGTAAAACCTTGGCAGCTCCGATGTATCTGGTAGTGATTGTACTAATGATATAGGGCATGGCACACTGCACATGGTTCGCATGATTCGCACATGGCGCCAACGTGCGAGCGGGATGTCGCTTTAATACGCGCATAGAGTTGTCTCGCTCAAACttcggagcgacgtgcgaattgGACGCAGTGTGACATGCCCCATAGGGTCACCTACGTCACagtatataaaacaatagtCATTCAACGAAGCCGTGTAGACAGGGCAATCGTGCGGGGCCGTGGGGTGTACCCCGCGCACCCGATCTGCATACATTCGCCAttgttagtagctcggtacACGTCAAAGTCGTCGGTCCACTGTATACTTTTTACACTGTGTTTACACCATGGTATCTGAGgtgagaaaaaaatatttggagGCATTTAGTTCCTTAATGAATGAATGTATgaatgaaaaactttatttagttCCTTAGCTTTTATGTTTCAAACACATCACTTCAGGCGACCATTAGTTGTTTTGTTTCGTTGAATGTTGACGTGTTAGTTGTCCCCAGTCGCTTTTTATTTGGTGTTTCACTTGTCAtctgtatatatgtacctactatagtgacaaagtgtaaataaaaaatattctccAGACAaatctgtgttttatttaaaacgaTTTCTTATAATAAATAACTGCAGCGACAAGGCCGTACTTTACGGGGTACTTACACtgtcaggggcccatttctcgaacggtattagtctaatattattagaccACGAacaggggcctatttctcaaacgacattagtctaatattattagtgtgttgtcatggcaacccatacgatttgacagttcgtggactaataatattagtctaatatcgttcgagaaatgggcccctgtacggatatgatggtcgttcttgtctacgtgacagcgtgataaaacggtgtccgtcactttctttcccacggtgttaaacagtgacagttattttatcacgtggataaagatggataaagctatccataataggctggctgggccCCATCTCTagaacgatattagtctaatattattagtgtgttgtcatgacaacccatacgatttgacagttcgtggacgtggacggcgggaagaagttgataactggcGGGAAAAAAtagaagaaatttgaaccttatgtaattttattttaagttctaatttattcaataaaatatctcgagttatcaacttcttcctgCCTAGTAcggtaataatattagtctaatatcgttcgagaaatgggcccctgtcaAGTCGTATTACCATGGGCCATGGGGTTACCATGTCGTCGCAAGTcgggttaccatggcaacacattaataatattagactaataccgttcgagaaatgggccccagattTCAGCTACTGACACAATAGAGAATatcagggtgcctagccaaggtgacaatcgcttgcgctacgacaacgaaacgctttgtctctctatcacttccatattagtgcgacagtaacagttgcgtttcgttcgctacggcgcgtaaacgattggcatgttggcttgTCGCCCAGGTCCGTATAAAGGGTAAACTACCCTTTGTCACTGGAAAGTACCAGTGATTCGATCATTCCATGAAGttgtctagagttagaccaagataagtctgcagcgattttgatagcacacggcaagtgttattttaaacgtaaaacttgtatgaaattatgaacGTATAAggaaggcctgagtggacgctcgagttgggcgtgcagcggggcggggcgtgcggcgtgcatgtcaaataaatgcaagcgtataggagcggccttagtgcacgctgctcacatcacttgtgagcccgacgccacgctgcacgccccgccgaacgctccgcttcgagcgtccactcaggccttacactaacacttacactgcgtgtgctatcaaaatagaGATAAGTACATGCGGGTCAATGTACAATACCTCGTGCGAAGTGTTCTTTCTTTCGTCACGATAGCATTGCGTGTATCTTTCATTCAATGACGCAAATTTATCGTTTATTTATCTCTAGACAAATTATTCATCACTATATCACTTAAATTtgcattattaataaaaaacacGCAGTGAAATCGCGACTTACATTATGCTTTCTGCTACTGATATTATCCACCGTCGCTCATCTGtcgccacagacaagacatcctccagactgagcatagtagcgctaccccctctgccacaaatgtacggtagttttactccattttcgagtcaaagtgtgtttgtgtgacgtccgtgtctttgaacggaccaatcacggcacgggacttgCTCACCTCGtgccccgcaccccagtatttttggcagcatcggtttcatgaaataattggtctaaactccgtctagaggattcctagtctatgtctgTCGCTCATGTGTCGCTCATCTGTCGTTCATGTGTCGCTCATGTGTCGCTCTTGTGTCGCTAGTCGCTGTCGCTGCTCTGTCCGGGCACGTAGTCCTCGTCGTCCTCGTCCGAGATGTCCAGGTCCTCCAGGTCTTGGAACAGGGACTCGTCCACCTTCACCGCGTCGCCTGGAACAGTTAACAATATAGATAAGATTTGTCAAGTACTTACTACCTAAGATttgttaacgcattcactgccagggggcgtggcctaggaacaaacttgtatgacggtgaacgcacatgtgcgtcgggggcagtgaatgtgttaagtaaaccttatttttatatctcagTATATCGACAAAAACCAAACGTAAAAATGTTTTCCGAACTTGTTTGACCCCCATGGCATAAGtatgcctcaatttttttttatacagctATTATTCTAGACGGGACATATTTGTACTTTTTTATAAGGCAAGGACATCTTACCGCCATTCAAGAACTTCAAATCGGACTCATTCAATATGGTTTTCCTCAGGAAGAGCTTGCACGTTAGTTTCTTGTAGCCTCTGAGGTAGCTACCACTATGTCAATCTCAATTCAAGTCGGACTCATTCAACATGGTTTTTGCCTCTCGCATCGCTTACGGGATGCCCTTACACGGTCCATATGAGACATTGTTACTGTAACCTACCCACAggcttggaacaaactccctGAAGATGTGGTTTCAGCACAAAATGTGAACCAATTTAAGAATAAACTAGACAATCACACCTATACATTAGGGTGGAgcgtcgttgtatgggaaaaaataaaaatttgattatcaatgtggaaccggtacaaaaagttgcagtttgtcatgtagactatagtgattatatcaagtttcaaaataaacactacttttagccctctacccagccgctaaagaaattaataaaggtaaattttcatcaattatttaaatatactatttcactaatatatgtacattttattgaaattatataatacttaataagcgtgtaataagttattaccaaaatttttgtgcctttttcaatatttatgaaataataaaatttcaaactttcatattaaacagcaatttcatgcaaaacaacaaaaatgctccagtgtaaaaaaaatatatgagttatttttttttagacgttcttgtggcaaagtaacggtgttattgattatgaaaagtatcattttactgcaaaaaatgggttatttatatgtttaaatgagcgtcaaattttgcccttcggcgtcgcttacgccctttttgggtcatgttcacacgtatgttaggcatatatttacttttactagtagtatttttattatcttatcacgttcaaaatagttttcacggttctgtaattagttgtaaactccaatttgtgcacagtatccgggttaaagggccttttccataaaacctcgatttacgtggttttaccatgtcataaaaatatacgttataaacaaaaacaagtataggaatcgagtatatctgtaacaaaaagatgttatttaatgaataaaacttgttataaaaaaaataagcataaactaaattaattaaaaatatacatatattgctatatataatcgaatagtagagggctaaaagtatataccaatattttttttattatttttcccttaaataataaaaaattagacatccttttagaggggttccattgctatattcaagaattttggatttcgctccaccctaCTATACATCTACTTGTCAATGATAACTGTCAATGATTACTGGATACAGGCAATATCAGTTGtcacaactgcctgcctgcttatagaataataataataatatatttgacaTCTAAACTGTACCATGGTTGCTgtaaagaattatgattattatgaattatgccCATGATAATCTCGACCAACTTACCATCATCCAAGAACTTCAAGTCGGACTCATTGAGCGTGGTGTCCCTCAGGAAGAGCTCCTTGCCGGTCAGCTTGTTGGTGCCCTTGGCTTCTCTCTCCCGCTTCTGCGGGATGCCCATGTCCATCTCAAACTGTTTCCGCCACGCCAGGAACGATTCTACCGTAACCCGCGTGCCTTCGAACCTTTTCTGTAATCGAAAATAGGTTATGTTAGGTTGAGGCAGCCACTTGAAAAAAGCGGGAATCTAATCTGAGAAATAGTGAGTTGATTTTGAATGCAAGCTTAAGAATTTTACGATGTGGTTGGGAACCTGAACAGAAATACATGATGACAAAGTTCAGAATCAAACTAATTCCTTATAGTTTAAAATTGATGATCAATGTTTCCCCGCGATTCGATACGTTACTAGTATAAAACGTATAAGTACGGCTATAAAAAGGCGTCAGCGTCTAGCGTGATTGGTTGAAATAAATGTATAGCAGTTGGCGAGGGTTGGAGGCCTGCTCATGGCGCCTCAATGCGTTTGTCTTTTAAACAGATAAACCACGCATTGTCGTGCTTGGATTGACCATCATGAATAGCATGATGCCACACAGGTCGGTCTTCGGCCATTTTCTGCCATTGGGTGCATGGTATGTCCAAGGCAACCATATCACGCTTGGCGCAATCTTTACAccataatattatattgttgtgtacatattttaagaatatgaacgaatatctaaatgatgacacattttttatatcatactgtacatttttctcatAACTgtgataacaataaatatcaaGAACGCATAGCATACCTGTTCAGCTTCCTCGTCAGCCTTAATCTTCGCCAGCACCTGCTCCTCTCTTTCTTTCTTGACTCTGTCCCAGTGGTCACTCAGCCATTCCTGCCCCGCTGACACCAATGTGAACACCATCACCATGCCTACGTTTTCTTTTGCCTGAAATTATTTTGATAGTGTAGATACTCATTGGCAGCCTAACGATATTAAGGCTCCGGGTGGCAGATCTTTTCGAAGCCCTTGTCCTTTGATCTGTTTAATTCGGCCCAGCCCGCTAACCGATTAGTTTCATCAGGGGtccggtttttaaaataaaatgaccatcaCGGTCCGTTTCtgcttgagtttattaaataagtaaaaaagtgTACTGCCAACAGAAATGTTTAAGTAGCAATGAAAACAGTGACAGATTTAGGAATTTTAAAAAGACTTTTAAATGCATACCCAATAAAGCATGctcatttttaaattttgtaacacaataaaatatatcACACTAGTCAGTAGTCCTCTATATGTTGCATTTAACGatattaataacattattttacataatCCCACTCTTgacatattctcaaaaacagaATGAAATTCCTAGCCACAGCAGCCCGCTACCTAGAGGCAATATCTACATCCACAActgttaatattaattaaatttagcaATAAgcttatattttaataagtttAAGGTATCTTTTTAACCGATGCTTTGTTTAACTGTCAATGTAAGGtagttcataaataaataaaatgaacaaaaacactttttaacagTGGCAATTAGCTTAACTCATAATGAACTATACCAAAAATATGGGGTTGAACTCCATACTACAGTGAGCATGTTAAACAATTTACCCAATTaacaatttattcataaaaaagaAGTCTATGGATTTGTTGTATGCTGATAGTTACCAAGAGGTTAGAAAATACTTGTTCCTATTTTTACCACATTTAACTCTCAATTAAAttcacatattatgtacttatctcACATACCTGTTCTGTTAAATGTGTCAGTAATTCCTGTTTGTCTACTATATCATCGAAATTCTCTTCATCCTCAATTTCTATAAGAGGCACCTCATCCGGATATTTTGCCGTGTAAGTGAAAACCAGCTGACATGCCAGACCTTCGCCGTCGTCGTAGCCTTCTGACTTTATCGGTATCGAGAACTTATGGAACGGCTCAGTTTCTATAACTGAAACACATCAAATAAGTAAACTAGCCTATATCAAACATTACTGCATGCTTTACTTCAACTATTTTACAGAAACGTACTTTGCATATCGCCATAGTAGATTGAATCTAAAGCTTCTACTTCACTAGTCTGTTCATAATGGTAATCCATCGTTATATCTTGAGTAATTAACCATAAAATCTAATTTAACTTCATGGATATAAGCCACCGCTACTGATTTTCACACGATTTTCAACAAAAGTGGACAGTTGACATATTGTCACGTTCATGTGGTTGTCAATGTCAAGAATGACACACGAGAGTGGTATTTTTCTATGTCAAGAAACACTTCTCAGTTTTTTTTGGTAACGGATCCCTTTTGAAGCATACCGTTAACCGTGATGAAAGGGATGGcggaccatttttttttttaactagtaGGTTTTGCATAATTGATGCATGGTTGATGTCATCCcggtttttctttttattcctATTCACCCCGCCATCCCtatttatagtgtgtcaaaggtctgtttgatttcaaacatagacagagagaatcataccatccttgtctaacactagtactagcacccaaaagaaaaggatgagtatagttttttttgttcctatttactgacaagatttggttgacccagtatatcaAGGTTGACGGTATTATcaggtatagatggtcaagcaaatcttgtcagtagaaaaaggcgcgaaattcaaattttctatgggacgatatcccttcgcgcctaaatttttcaaatttgccgcctttttctactgacaagatttgtttgaccatctataaatgtCATCCCGATTCTTATTCCcacagacctagaatccgcTCATCTAATTCTATGCTTATTCCTATTCCTATTCACCCCGCCATCCCTATTCATCAAGGTTGACGGTATTTACGGTGGTCATATCTAGTAACCAGTAACGCTCTAGTGCAAGATTGCAGCCAACCATTTCAGACACGAATGTCTCAGACGCAGCACGAGGTGCCGTGCAGGCTACATGCATGAACAACATGCGCAAGCTGCATGCACCACCATCGCTCGTGGCGATTTCCAAcgttttttgtaaatatttttcattttagggataggtaataataaaaaacttgttataataatatgtttttattatttattttatacaataaaatgttataaaGCGTAATACAAGTACCTGCTTCAAAGGAAAGATTACCACTAAATCTAAGCTTGTCTTTTAGTAGTaataatatactcgtaaatCTAGGTTATATTATGCTTACTGCTAAATATACTGACGAAACAACTATGATTgtattcaaaaaataaataattacatcttccAATTCATAAAAATGCTACATTAAAGTTTTTCCTTCAAAGTAGCAAAATTAATATTGAAACAAGTTATTTACAACATTGCACCATATCTaagtatatttttgatattCAATACTACATCATAACCAAATCAATAACAACGATGGATGTTCAAAATGTAgataatttataactaactaCAGTAGGTATAATAGTGTTAAGTGTAGCTGCTTTCATAATATTAGATTTCAAAGCCCCTAATCTACAAGAAACTTTGGATAATAATTTACTTTCCTTCTTAACGCAACAAGCTCTGCCATCATCATATCAAAATAATCTATCAGTCCTCGTCAACCCTTACTTACTTTTCTTACCTTACGAATCTTACGATTTCTATTTAACCCTGTGAACGTCATGGCTATAGAGTGCAGCGCGTCCTCGTGAACCTTTTCGGAAGGCACGAAGGGCCTTATATATGGGCTGTTGCCGCGCGCGTCATTTAACGTCTTTGGCGatcaaagggttaaaaaaaagttattcccTCTTTTCACACTAGGTTTAcctttagggccaccccacatctagcgtctttcgagcgtcggcgtctggtcagcgctatggaaaatgacgttgcgtcgacgtcgcgtcgacgttcggccatagagttgtagacgccgacgctcgaaagacgctagatgtggggtggcccttagagtAATTGCATTGCGCATAATTCTTCTTCTTAAGAAACAGTTTAAAAAGGCTTATTACATGAATTACGCTGAataattgatatttattttttaagaggTTGACGCAACAAGACAGCAGGTAAATGCCATTATTGGTTATGTAAATGTAAAAAGTAAGTAGTGTTTATCGGAGCGGGTTGCTAGCCAGACTGGTGAGGCTGGGGGGCCCGCTGGCCAGACTGAGGCGGTCTGTTTCCTCGTCCGCCTGGTTGTTGCGCAACTCTTGCAGAGTGTACACGAACTTGGTCCATTCGTCGTGCCGCGGCTGATATTCGCTCTGcaacataaataatagtagatacAATAAGGAACAATCAGGATTATGAGAACTAGATTGgtagtaaagctttggtttcctccgatagcggtgccgtcatatagcggccgtctccatactaaataatacggctaaatatgggtgtcgtagtatttgtatggagacggccgctatatgacggcaccgctatcggaggaaaccaaagcataacagaaaatttaatacAGCAATGAATCGCGAGAAATTATGTCCCGTTGCTACGGCGGTAGAATTTTACCTATAACTAGGGTAACGTTCCCTCTTTTCACATTATGTGGGCTTTTAAAATTGTGCGTTCCTTTGTCTGAATCGTCGTTACCACTGACCTGTATATAGTTCGGACTGAGTACTTCAACAAAAGTGTGATCAAGAGAAATTAACTAGGGAATCGCATCTCGTTTTATCAAACGTCATTACACAATAATGCCAACGTTACAATGAGCCAATATGACAATACTGTAActagtgcgagtgagacacagacCACTGGTTTCCTCCTCTCTTTCGGACTGTTTTCTTCAGTCTCCTATAATCAACTGTCTATCttggtgataaggttcaattcTGATTAGCAAATaagcataccccggccggcgagagcaaaaatgcgtctgctcctagtgcttaattaaatatcgactattctatcgacatatggatgtcgatagaatagtcgacttttaattaagcacaattttttttgtttttaaactgagccattagtatttgttatttatttcaacttgatacctccacgcgtttctaagaataaccctaaaacaatgttaaactgaataaatacaaacgcttggttttaattttgtttacaacaataattaatacttctgcatatcataacggcggtccagtacatcgtgttgtttttatcgacatcgaccaaagtgtgtgtcctcgcactattaagctgtcaacgcatttttgctctcgccggccggggtatgcaaATAAGTGACTCCGGTTCTATGTATCCGTACATCGCTACTGACGCCTGGTACGTACCTCGGCCAGCTCGTACACGGAGATCTTGCCAGCGTCATCGCCCGCCGTGAGGTGCGCGCCGCTCGGCGTCCATGACACGCGGTTGAACGCGCCGCCTTCTGATTGTATCGAAGCTACCGGCACCTGAACATAAACATCACAGTGTATTCACACAGCCGatataagaaagaaagaaagaaagaaaatacatttatttatgacaaacacagatgacaaaaacttgttgacaaatatacaatgtatatataACCTATAGAGCAAATGCCATAAAAGGGTCACAACTCAGCATGTAGCTGGCAAGCCGGCGCTGTTCTTCCGTTGTGACCCAGGCGTACGCCGTTCGACGACGAGGCGGCTATgctttaattaactaattaaaaacatataactatacctaaaacataaaaattaaactaaactattacataaaaattaaactaaactattaaTACACTGCAACATTGCGGCAATTGCCGTATCTACAACAGCCCTGACAGCTGTCACTTGGCGTTGACAGCTGTCAGCTGGCCACACGTCACGGCCACGTCACACAGCATGGTACAGAACGGCCATATTTGTGCTATGACACAGCAAGCCACGTGTACATTTTGTGcagaaaacttaaaaacttCCAGCCGTAAAAGTTTTTAACAAACCAAACTATaacctaaattatttttttggaaatgactaacaataatgaaaataaagtgacAAAATATAGCGCAGAAATGGTTGGCTCATGGGACATAACTACAGacagaaaaatataagtttataAGCCTCCCAGACAATACAATCTGATAGCGTACTATTAGAGACAAGTAAACTGCAAATGGGACAGGAATATAAGGGCCTGTCCTGAGCTCTATTGAGGCGTGTCCAGATCATTATTGCTTGCGCGCCTAAAGGCTAGTTCATGCACAGCGCGTAATCTACACTCTCGGTACATTCACTACTAGTTATACCAAGataagcttggaggatataatcaaacggagacgacatgtctgtaattttctgtacaaaacagtctgccgatttttgcgggggtggggaacgtcaaatgtatgcgtaacgtaaaaatagccatgtcagataaacgtcagtccatacattgtgtatgaccgttggccgcctattttcgacagaggggaaagcctgttaatggctactccgtttagttgtatcctccaagaagaTAAGTATACAACGATTTagatagcccagactgtgcaagtgttcttttaaacgttaaacttctatgtaattatgacgtataaataacacttgcatagtctgtgctgtcaaaatcgtcGCACAGTTATCTTAGTCTAAGTTTAGTCATCGAAGAAACTTTAACTCGGAAGACGGCAGATCGATACTTCTTGAGAGGGTTAGAATCGTCTCAATGAGTAAAGTGAgcagcgggcgaggtgttcaaaatgatcttgacgcgactttatttttcagagaataagagcgcgtcaaggtaatttgaacacctcaccctcttagcaacttctgctgctgactgtactaggaTAACTGTTGAAAAAAGTACAGTTGACGATAAAATGAAAACATCTTAAAAGCATGTTGATCCAGGGGTAGGGTTTGcatgacggatccgaaatgtatgggaagatccgcgaatccggatccagatccggatagtttcatacattccggatccggattgcaaaccctatccaGGGGTTTAAgcgtgtatagtttgtagctttctaatagaccccgaaggctaatcctattgtctattgttaagaaaaaccgctcgtgccacgtgccacaaccacctgtataaaaaatcggtacttcggttactgagtgccggcgagtcgaacgctacagaaccagtctaaaatgtgtcatcgagatgcgtaacaaaggcgcgttatcggagagcgcacctacactggttttttaaGCGTCGGACTAgtccgcgctcaggtgccaaatagaataattaggacccttttttgcaggtaagtagcacgtgcggttttactgaacaatagacaataggattagccttcggggtctattagggtctccccagatatatcgacgcgcattcggcaaaagccgataggaaaaagctttatgtccgcgcaataagagcgaaaaagccgTCGACGCGTCGGCAGGCGCCGGCCGATGCGAGCCGACCCGAACGAcgactttttcgctcttattgcgcggacataaagctttttcctatcggcttttgccgaatgcgcgtcgatatatctggggagacccttagaaagctacaaattgTACCTCTGTGTCTTGGTTCAGGTTCCACAGGTCGAGGCGCAGCGCGTCGGCCGCCGCAAACAGCGCCGGGTGCGTCGGCGACCAGCGC
This portion of the Cydia amplana chromosome 7, ilCydAmpl1.1, whole genome shotgun sequence genome encodes:
- the LOC134649814 gene encoding RWD domain-containing protein 1, coding for MDYHYEQTSEVEALDSIYYGDMQIIETEPFHKFSIPIKSEGYDDGEGLACQLVFTYTAKYPDEVPLIEIEDEENFDDIVDKQELLTHLTEQAKENVGMVMVFTLVSAGQEWLSDHWDRVKKEREEQVLAKIKADEEAEQKRFEGTRVTVESFLAWRKQFEMDMGIPQKREREAKGTNKLTGKELFLRDTTLNESDLKFLDDGDAVKVDESLFQDLEDLDISDEDDEDYVPGQSSDSD